A genomic stretch from Ooceraea biroi isolate clonal line C1 chromosome 3, Obir_v5.4, whole genome shotgun sequence includes:
- the LOC105283141 gene encoding PR domain zinc finger protein 10 codes for MDPRGPPEGAPGESFEISSIDKVADTSVNWPTDHAFASLCEQPKKLNNRLLFLTVEYVEDQSRLFPAYEQISFSPRAASPLSEFEHRVSPLDPNMSSTARYSPTPVQLPSSPFHNPVVVLQGPSSPFISQPESNIRTSINYVTQLAHPIDTQAVPQTDTTTDFVGNGNEEGLANSELILMQETTPELESSATPLMLTGIPSTDFTLTRDFLVMQDEQINVINSFKNQNMEMEENHVALSSTTDGANKENNNLIVPECDKEQFSKETSPAEKKAVEKKDVRRSKRHITDKKDFWCDEYDSNCTKDDSSNLNDVCTIADQPVPSRAVATLPGSYLSLNKLSASHATADGITYGVFAKRNIRRRTQFGPIEGVLCAYDGSPFANALPLLYETENGEFLKVDVSNENTSNWMRFVRPALTYKEQNLIICQKKDGIVFLTNRNISPKEELKAGPSPDYATRRNLPILKPDAKDEKEITNQIPAWPRLDGSSYNRRVKMFRGRSNVKEKENSRQSKCGKEWKCSVCSLVFRKPSLLNLHTAVHSSSNDIKTENQTSACPQCALEFRKQSELASHVSQHGRSALPKAKKLTPLSTYKCSMCYKRFATKIRLQQHCLAHGAEDQKPLPCSICLKRFMNNSALSGHLKTHKENKQVFECPMCRQLFRQGTMLKDHVETHRNQDGIFSCPHCQRTFIKYSVIRKHIRAHHCERKHKCQHCAKRFPTVDKLRMHLLKHSDHREFHCANCGKRFKRKDKLKEHMTKIHHSQTVNGEQATQNSQAKKFVPKVNPNDYNRFTYKCHQCLVGFKRRGMLVNHLAKRHPDVAPESVPELNLPILRQTRDYYCQYCDKVYKSSSKRKAHIMKNHPGAALPPSNRQKESEFSGLPNPSFSQTVGSITTSPQGCQWCHKQYASKAKLLQHQRKKHAHLMEPADQVPRSRNRPPQNQNQPPALNDNNFVMSDYMQGCDVNGDFLKQKIIKITNDVDLIGNGGLEMVGQQFVRMRDIR; via the exons ATGGATCCAAGGGGCCCTCCTGAGGGGGCCCCTGGCGAGTCCTTCGAGATATCCAGCATCGACAAGGTGGCTGACACTTCGGTGAACTGGCCTACTGATCACGCATTCGCCTCCCTGTGCGAGCAACCGAAGAAACTCAACAACAGGCTGCTGTTCCTCACT GTGGAATATGTGGAGGATCAGTCCCGGCTGTTTCCTGCCTACGAGCAGATCTCCTTCTCCCCGAGGGCAGCCTCCCCCCTGTCCGAATTCGAGCACCGTGTCAGTCCACTCGACCCCAACATGAGCTCCACCGCCAGATACTCTCCCACACCGGTCCAGCTGCCCTCCTCGCCGTTTCACAATCCCGTCGTTGTGCTGCAGGGTCCATCCTCGCCCTTCATATCCCAACCTGAGTCGAACATACGTACGAGCATCAATTATGTAACTCAGCTGGCACATCCGATCGACACTCAGGCTGTGCCGCAAACGGATACCACTACAGACTTTGTTGGCAATGGGAATGAAGAGGGACTGGCCAACAGCGAGTTGATCTTAATGCAGG AGACTACACCCGAATTGGAATCTTCAGCGACCCCGTTGATGCTAACGGGGATACCAAGCACGGATTTCACTCTGACCAGGGACTTCTTGGTGATGCAGGATGAGCAAATAAACGTTATCAACtcgtttaaaaatcaaaacatggAGATGGAGGAGAATCACGTTGCTCTGTCATCCACGACGGATGGCGCAAACAAGGAAAACAATAATCTAATTGTTCCCGAGTGTGATAAAGAGCAGTTTTCCAAGGAGACGTCGCCCGCTGAGAAGAAGGCAGTCGAGAAGAAGGATGTAAGGAGATCCAAACGGCATATAACGGATAAGAAAGATTTCT GGTGCGACGAGTACGACAGCAACTGCACCAAAGATGACAGCAGTAACTTGAACGACGTGTGTACAATCGCGGATCAACCGGTACCATCGCGTGCTGTAGCAACACTGCCAGGATCATATCTTTCATTAAACAAACTGTCTGCTTCGCATGCTACAGCAGATGGCATAACTTACGGAGTGTTCGCCAAACGCAACATTCGAAGGCGCACGCAGTTCGGACCCATAGAAGGCGTACTGTGCGCTTACGACGGTTCGCCCTTCGCGAATGCTTTGCCACTGCTCTACGAGACGGAGAACGGCGAATTTCTGAAAGTAGACGTTTCCAACGAAA ACACATCAAACTGGATGCGCTTCGTGCGGCCCGCATTGACGTATAAGGAACAAAATCTGATAATTTGCCAAAAGAAGGATGGAATAGTGTTTCTGACGAACAGAAACATCTCACCGAAGGAGGAACTGAAGGCGGGCCCCAGTCCGGACTATGCAACTCGTAGAAATTTGCCGATACTTAAACCGGACGCGAAAGACGAGAAAG AAATTACTAATCAGATACCCGCATGGCCGCGCTTAGATGGCAGCTCCTACAATCGACGCGTGAAGATGTTTCGTGGCAGGAGCAACgtgaaggagaaggagaattcGCGGCAGAGCAAGTGCGGCAAGGAGTGGAAGTGCTCCGTGTGCAGCCTGGTATTCAGGAAGCCGTCCCTGCTCAACCTGCACACGGCCGTTCACTCCTCGTCCAACGATATCAAAACTGAGAATCAAACATCCGCGTGCCCGCAGTGCGCACTGGAGTTCCGGAAACAGAGTGAATTGGCGAGCCACGTGTCTCAACATGGACGATCGGCGTTGCCCAAGGCGAAGAAATTAACTCCCCTAAGTACATACAAGTGTTCAATGTGTTACAAACGTTTTGCTACGAAGATACGATTACAACAGCACTGCTTGGCGCATGGTGCTGAGGACCAAAAACCACTGCCGTGCAGTATCTGCTTGAAACGATTTATGAATAACTCCGCCTTGTCCGGTCATCTGAAAACGCATAAAG AAAACAAGCAGGTCTTCGAGTGCCCGATGTGCAGACAGCTGTTTCGTCAGGGCACGATGCTGAAAGACCACGTTGAGACCCACAGAAATCAAGACGGTATATTCAGCTGTCCCCACTGCCAGCGCACGTTCATCAAGTACTCGGTAATTCGCAAACACATTCGCGCGCACCATTGTGAGCGGAAGCACAAGTGCCAGCACTGTGCTAAACGCTTCCCGACGGTTGACAAGCTACGGATGCACCTATTGAAGCATTCCGATCACAG AGAGTTCCATTGTGCGAACTGCGGTAAGCGGTTCAAGAGGAAAGATAAGTTGAAGGAGCACATGACTAAGATACATCACTCGCAGACGGTGAACGGCGAGCAGGCAACGCAGAACAGCCAGGCGAAGAAATTTGTGCCAAAG GTGAACCCGAACGACTACAATCGTTTCACTTACAAATGCCACCAATGCCTGGTGGGTTTCAAGCGGAGGGGAATGCTGGTGAATCATCTGGCGAAACGGCATCCCGATGTCGcgccggaatccgtgccgGAGCTGAACTTACCTATCCTGCGACAAACCAGAGACTATTACTGCCAGTATTGCGACAAG GTTTACAAGAGCAGCAGCAAGCGTAAGGCGCACATCATGAAGAATCATCCCGGTGCAGCTCTGCCACCCAGTAACCGGCAGAAGGAGTCCGAGTTCTCGGGGCTGCCGAATCCGAGCTTCAGCCAAACAGTGGGCAGCATCACAACAAGTCCTCAAGGCTGCCAGTGGTGTCACAAACAATACGCCAGCAAG GCGAAGCTGTTACAACATCAACGGAAGAAGCATGCCCACCTGATGGAGCCGGCGGATCAAGTACCGCGTTCGCGTAACCGGCCACCGCAGAATCAGAACCAACCGCCCGCGCTGAACGACAACAACTTCGTGATGTCCGACTATATGCAGGGATGCGACGTGAACGGGGACTTCCTCaagcagaaaataatcaaaatcaCGAACGACGTGGATCTAATAGGCAACGGAGGTCTGGAGATGGTCGGTCAGCAGTTTGTGCGTATGCGCGACATACGTTGA
- the LOC105283142 gene encoding potassium channel subfamily K member 13 has protein sequence MCLCGGLAEDNARIILLAVVLATYMLVGAALFQRLESDLEIRQAAEFWRVYHAFRRHHLRGSPLALQRLHELLYAYGNASATGIINKRRRWDFPGSFHFVGTIVSTIGYGSTAPQTTAGKAAVVLYGFFGCSGGILFFNLFLERIITFLAWILRSWHVRRLRRRLRRATSTSRKVSKSSNSQRSTLPDILDDDDHVDLDQWKPSVYWVMLYLSATSCIIACCAAALYASLESWDYFDALYFAFVSFTTIGFGDFVSTQKPSYPYVHWYRFANFVFLVVGCCCIYSLLNVTSIVIKQGLNYVIHKLQYGNKDVAAQYLPRRQSSVSAIYHSKRRSTRLVSRDSIRAEDAVETPRRMSGELICMKDFMSANKVSLAVMQKQLYDAAQKQRGGGTLVATPNQVLRPGAVGPLAIASEKFESKTTINR, from the exons ATGTGCTTGTGCGGAGGCCTCGCGGAGGACAACGCTAGGATCATCCTCCTCGCGGTTGTCCTGGCGACGTACATGCTCGTGGGCGCAGCCCTCTTCCAACGGCTGGAAAGTGATCTTGAGATACGACAG GCAGCGGAATTCTGGCGGGTCTACCACGCATTTCGAAGACACCACTTGCGGGGCAGTCCCTTGGCCCTGCAGAGGCTGCACGAGTTGCTGTACGCCTACGGCAACGCTTCCGCCACCGGCATCATCAATAAGAGGCGCCGCTGGGATTTTCCTGGTAGCTTTCACTTCGTGGGCACCATAGTTTCTACGATCG gGTACGGGAGCACCGCGCCCCAGACCACGGCGGGTAAAGCGGCCGTTGTTCTCTATGGTTTCTTCGGTTGTTCCG GTGGCATCTTGTTCTTTAATTTGTTCCTGGAGAGGATCATCACTTTCCTGGCGTGGATCCTGCGGAGCTGGCACGTACGACGGCTGAGGAGGCGCCTTCGCAGGGCTACATCGACATCTCGGAAGGTCTCCAAGTCATCAAACAGTCAGCGATCAACCCTGCCAGATattctcgacgacgacgaccacgtGGATCTGGACCAATGGAAACCGAGCGTGTACTGGGTCATGCTCTACTTGTCCGCGACCTCCTGCATCATCGCTTGTTGCGCCGCTGCGCTTTACGCGTCGCTAGAGAGTTGGGATTATTTCGACGCGCTGTATTTCGCTTTCGTAAGCTTTACCACCATCGGCTTCGGCGACTTCGTCAGCACGCAAAAGCCAAGCTATCCTTACGTACACTG GTACAGATTTGCGAATTTCGTCTTTCTGGTGGTGGGATGCTGCTGCATATACTCGCTGTTGAACGTCACGTCGATCGTGATAAAACAGGGCCTGAATTACGTGATACACAAGCTGCAGTACGGTAATAAGGATGTGGCGGCGCAGTATCTGCCACGGAGGCAGTCCTCGGTGTCAGCGATTTACCACTCGAAGAGGAGGTCGACGAGGCTCGTCAGCAGAGACTCGATCAGGGCGGAAGATGCCGTGGAGACACCCAGGCGGATGTCCGGCGAGCTGATCTGCATGAAGGACTTCATGTCCGCCAATAAAGTCTCCCTGGCGGTGATGCAGAAGCAGTTGTACGACGCCGCGCAGAAGCAACGGGGCGGCGGTACGCTCGTCGCTACGCCGAATCAAGTCTTGAGGCCCGGAGCGGTGGGCCCGCTCGCGATCGCTAGCGAGAAGTTTGAAAGTAAAACTACGATAAACAGATAG
- the LOC105283140 gene encoding trichohyalin, giving the protein MVQFDEARKLMDEMMKVAIFQPFETRRMLEDERRNFVDPNLVMDARHRIFRENLYSSPARPVLTDTKKLLTQEEMRELQLKREEAIVERELRKFEQDLQKSRPKFCEPCSRKNIANSDDENFWRTSSRIKQAVINKRRENRGKTSEHKQTTIRKRNGQVESPSTEFKDTRRECSITEIEGSFGNIKVTIKDKPSCESKNRLCVLRSCFRALQENARHKQRLREIKTNIQSTAIRRNLRRCIRVWKTHVENAKKARQNAVEDSDACKIEMFIDIIAETQKELTKCRRAESKAPSATSGKDAEARKRTPSRPFVVESPAQSRLNAQKEIIRKQKIKLAEQSKIIEELKLKQVQEEITRSGEETIDVAKETLTHCGQQTRRTLIQLMRQAGYRDKSLTAPVRVPSPPRFLTRMEARAEARKNRIKLREEMRQRKLEDERRKEEIARREEEQERRRSQQEALREARRLREEREQQRAREIERCKRLNAMADVFYRKHLLRRYIMEPFIALVEMKNDRMSKAKDHYERCLLREAFVRWKMETEHQNQIRTELAVTLYNRNLLWYALREWREAAKEARRQEQVARDFSDMRLQSKCFTLWKIRTMEYKAERLKNERLAREHYEERLRSRYFNMWKRYPKIVPDIKESERIRNTWREIVQEVIPDFDPRQRGVILED; this is encoded by the exons ATGGTGCAATTCGACGAAGCGAGGAAATTAATGGATGAGATGATGAAGGTGGCGATTTTCCAGCCGTTCGAGACACGTCGGATGCTGGAGGATGAAAGGAGAAACTTCGTGGATCCGAATTTAGTTATGGATGCAAGGCATAGGATATTTCGCGAAAATTTGTACAGTTCTCCAGCGAGACCTGTACTAACAGACACCAAAAA ATTATTGACGCAGGAGGAGATGAGGGAACTGCAgttaaagagagaagaagcaaTTGTAGAGAGGGAATTACGGAAGTTTGAACAGGACTTACAAAAATCTCGGCCTAAATTTTGCGAGCCGTGCAGCAGAAAAAATATAGCCAACTCGGATGACGAAAACTTTTGGAGAACATCCAGCAGAATCAAG CAAGCAGTTATcaataaaagaagagaaaacagAGGTAAAACGAGCGAGCACAAGCAGACGACCATCCGGAAAAGAAACGGACAGGTAGAAAGTCCTTCGACCGAATTTAAAGATACCAGACGAGAATGTTCAATAACCGAGATTGAAGGGTCGTTCGGTAACATCAAAGTGACTATTAAGGACAAACCAAGCTGCGAATCAAAGAATCGATTATGCGTTTTGAGGTCGTGCTTCAGGGCTCTTCAGGAGAACGCGCGGCATAAGCAACGCCTCCGCGAGATCAAGACCAACATCCAGAGCACCGCGATCCGCAGGAACCTGAGACGCTGTATTCGCGTGTGGAAGACGCACGTGGAGAACGCGAAGAAGGCGCGACAAAACGCGGTGGAGGATTCCGACGCGTGCAAGATAGAGATGTTCATTGATATTATCGCGGAGACGCAGAAGGAATTGACGAAATGCCGAAGAGCGGAATCGAAAGCGCCTTCCGCAACAAGCGGAAAGGATGCTGAGGCGAGAAAGAGGACTCCTAGCAGGCCGTTCGTCGTCGAGTCGCCGGCACAAAGTCGGTTGAACGCTCAGAAAGAGATCATCCGtaagcagaaaataaaattggcCGAGCAGAGTAAGATCATTGAAGAACTGAAGCTGAAGCAGGTGCAGGAGGAAATAACGAGGTCTGGCGAGGAGACGATTGACGTGGCCAAGGAGACTTTGACGCACTGCGGTCAGCAAACTAGGAGGACCCTGATCCAGCTGATGAGACAAGCAGGCTACAG GGACAAATCTCTGACGGCGCCGGTGCGGGTGCCGAGTCCGCCTAGATTTCTGACGAGGATGGAGGCGCGGGCCGAAGCGCGGAAGAACAGAATAAAATTGCGTGAAGAGATGCGGCAGAGGAAACTGGAGGACGagaggagaaaggaagagatcGCCAGGAGGGAGGAGGAGCAAGAGAGGAGAAGATCGCAACAAGAG GCCCTGCGCGAGGCAAGAAGACTGCGCGAGGAACGAGAGCAGCAACGAGCGCGCGAAATAGAAAGATGTAAGAGGCTGAACGCCATGGCGGACGTATTTTATCGCAAGCACTTGTTGCGACGTTACATAATGGAACCATTCATCGCGCTCGTCGAAATGAAGAACGATCGCATGAGCAAAGCCAAGGACCATTACGAACGATGCTTGCTGCGAGAAGCGTTCGTGAGGTGGAAAATGGAAACGGAACACCAAAATCAAATTAGGACCGAGCTAGCTGTAACGCTGTACAATAGGAATTTATTGTGGTACGCGTTGCGAGAGTGGCGGGAAGCGGCGAAGGAAGCGAGGAGACAGGAACAGGTAGCTAGAGATTTCTCCGACATGAGATTGCAGAGCAAGTGCTTCACACTGTGGAAGATAAGGACAATGGAGTATAAAGCGGAGCGCTTGAAGAACGAGCGTTTAGCGCGGGAACACTATGAGGAGAGACTGAGAAGCAGGTACTTCAACATGTGGAAGAGGTATCCAAAGATAGTGCCGGATATCAAGGAAAGCGAACGAATAAGGAACACGTGGCGCGAAATAGTGCAGGAGGTGATACCGGATTTCGATCCTAGGCAGAGAGGTGTAATATTAGAAGACTAG
- the LOC105283139 gene encoding palmitoyltransferase ZDHHC23 — translation MTVWERLRNPCGWRAGAKQISVDAMLPLLVVPTLAVMAAQAVSCTILVFLATPVLVYYLHHNFLRFLLRTKFFLMWTITSVLMLMLVFEVSVVPLLEILPEENLLFIVCVVGGIWCGYRAKLNADSAAQEGAVSTQGLELGEGSGELCTTCRRRAPPKAHHCRLCQTCILNREYHCKWLDCCIGSSNLRWYLCCLFFSAIAFIYGSNLTMTSVCHPFILIGTVLLPDDCSDVYHQLDIALCFVSALYSLVVGVVLFYYLVYHLWLLSLGTTSNERQLCAGSQYNHGMLKNVFRLFCCKT, via the exons ATGACCGTCTGGGAGAGGTTGCGTAATCCGTGCGGTTGGCGCGCGGGTGCCAAGCAGATCTCCGTCGACGCGATGCTGCCGCTGCTGGTCGTGCCGACCCTGGCGGTGATGGCCGCCCAGGCCGTTTCCTGCACGATCCTCGTGTTCCTGGCGACGCCGGTTCTCGTTTACTACCTGCACCACAATTTCCTCAGGTTCCTGTTGCGCACCAAGTTCTTCCTCATGTGGACGATCACGAGCGTGCTGATGCTGATGCTGGTGTTCGAGGTGAGCGTCGTGCCGCTGCTGGAAATCCTGCCCGAGGAGAACCTCCTGTTCATAGTGTGCGTGGTGGGTGGTATATGGTGTGGCTACCGGGCCAAGTTGAACGCAGACTCGGCAGCGCAGGAAGGCGCCGTCAGCACGCAGGGTCTGGAATTGGGCGAGGGCAGTGGTGAACTCTGCACCACGTGCAGGAGACGAGCGCCACCCAAGGCCCATCACTGCCGTCTGTGTCAGACCTGTATACTCAACAGGGAATACCATTGTAAATG GTTGGATTGCTGCATCGGTTCCAGCAATCTGAGGTGGTACTTGTGTTGTCTGTTCTTTTCTGCGATCGCTTTTATCTATGGTTCCAACTTAACTATGACCAGCGTTTGCCATCCGTTCATACTTATCGGAACCGTACTCCTGCCGGACGATTGCAGCGATGTGTATCATCAGTTGGA CATCGCCCTTTGCTTCGTCTCCGCTCTCTACAGTCTCGTCGTTGGCGTAGTACTTTTTTACTATCTTGTGTACCACCTATGGCTGCTTTCCCTCGGCACGACGTCGAACGAGCGGCAATTATGCGCCGGAAGTCAGTATAATCACGGGATGTTAAAGAATGTGTTTCGGTTATTTTGCTGCAAAACTTAG